In Terriglobales bacterium, a genomic segment contains:
- a CDS encoding cytochrome c, with amino-acid sequence MAWLGAGLLLGLVAGCRQDMQNQPHMIPLRESTFYADTRSARPRVEGTVARGELQEDAYLSTGKIGGKDGDLFPFPVTREVMQRGRERYQIYCSPCHSELGDGNGMIVQRGLRHPPDYTIPRLMNAPVGHFFDVITNGFGAMPDYREQVPVRDRWAIIAYIRALQLARHAPLSDVPASARPKLGQPMPAPSPEGVEPQ; translated from the coding sequence TGGGCCTGGTGGCGGGCTGCCGCCAGGACATGCAGAACCAGCCGCATATGATCCCTCTGCGGGAGAGCACGTTCTACGCCGACACGCGTTCGGCGCGTCCGCGGGTGGAGGGCACAGTGGCGCGCGGCGAACTGCAGGAGGACGCCTACCTCTCCACCGGCAAGATCGGCGGCAAGGACGGCGACCTCTTTCCCTTCCCCGTCACCCGCGAGGTCATGCAGCGCGGGCGCGAGCGCTACCAGATCTACTGCTCGCCCTGCCACTCCGAGCTGGGAGACGGCAATGGCATGATCGTGCAGCGCGGCCTTCGCCATCCTCCCGACTACACCATCCCGCGGCTGATGAACGCGCCGGTGGGGCACTTCTTCGATGTGATCACCAACGGCTTCGGGGCCATGCCCGACTACAGGGAGCAAGTGCCGGTGCGGGACCGCTGGGCCATCATCGCCTACATCCGGGCGCTGCAGTTGGCGCGACACGCTCCGCTGAGCGACGTCCCGGCCAGCGCGCGGCCCAAGCTGGGGCAGCCCATGCCGGCGCCTTCGCCAGAAGGAGTGGAA